In the Mytilus trossulus isolate FHL-02 chromosome 1, PNRI_Mtr1.1.1.hap1, whole genome shotgun sequence genome, one interval contains:
- the LOC134685368 gene encoding F-box DNA helicase 1-like, with protein sequence MTHEQTRIVKYDVQTGDIIKIVAFAGTGKTSTLVTYTKMRPNIRFLMVVYNKSVSEYAKTQFPSNVECRTGHSLAYGVSGIRYKNAGKLNDLKVYGVTQALPPRKGDNIYTRAKFVIDTVKTFIASADPCITTAHVPNERMGENGQLTYIDSDKKEIYAKDAKILWTKMMNLNDRSVTMSHDGYLKVYQLSRPTLWGYDCILIDEAQDMSPALADILLSQPQAKILVGDPHQQIYAFRGAVNAMGRVTATNVFYLTQSFRFGPEIAQVAMCCLETLKREKKKTIVGNGKKCEVTGNTVGQVAIICRTNATVFDEAVKICRMNDDDIKVGFVGGADGFGFDRIQDIYTLTMSYQQRIKEHRVIEDRLISKFKTMFDFERYANNTLDCELLGKIKNVKTYSTDTPVYINKILSKCVTDLKDADFVLSTAHKAKGLEFSTVKVTDDYGVEPILKRYYGNKPQIAQLPLCPDYVNMDEGNLLYVAVTRAKHALLMSPILKIILELCGERFEHPVHSHQLQEQGIIMKCRESQQEFKPYALTIQKKVVKLSETKIFPGGLMSPQTITNMRKELSQLYGLLGDGIKDINDNEEQQEDISENEESDSDSTD encoded by the exons ATGACCCATGAACAAACCAGAATTGTGAAATATGATGTACAAACAGGTGACATCATCAAGATTGTAGCTTTTGCAG GTACTGGTAAAACATCTACACTAGTCACATATACCAAGATGAGACCAAACATAAGATTTCTGATGGTTGTCTATAATAA GTCTGTAAGTGAGTATGCCAAGACACAGTTTCCTAGCAATGTGGAGTGTAGAACAGGCCATTCTTTGGCTTATGGTGTTAGTGGCATAAG ATATAAAAATGCTGGAAAATTGAATGACCTTAAAGTGTATGGTGTAACGCAGGCTCTTCCTCCCAGAAAGGGAGATAACATATATACTAGAGCTAAGTTTGTCATTGATACTGTGAAAACGTTTATAGCCTCAGCTGACCCCTGTATTACAACAGCACATGTACCAAATGAAAGGATGGGtgaaaatggtcagttgacatATATAGATTCAGACAAAAAAGAG ATCTATGCCAAAGATGCTAAGATACTTTGGACCAAGATGATGAATTTGAATGATAGAAGTGTTACAATGTCACATGATGGCTACTTAAAGGTGTATCAGTTGTCCAGGCCAACGTTATGGGGCTATGACTGTATTTTAATTGATGAGGCACAAGACATGTCTCCAG CTCTTGCTGATATACTTTTGAGTCAACCACAAGCTAAGATATTAGTAGGAGATCCACATCAACAGATTTATGCCTTCAGGGGAGCAGTTAATGCCATGGGACGAGTAACAGCAACTAATGTCTTCTACCTCACTCAA tcTTTTAGATTTGGACCAGAAATTGCACAGGTAGCCATGTGCTGTTTGGAAACATTGAAAagagagaaaaagaaaacaattgttgGAAATGGAAAAAAGT gtGAAGTAACAGGAAACACAGTAGGTCAAGTGGCCATTATCTGTAGAACAAATGCCactgtttttgatgaagctgtcAAGATATGTCGCATGAATGATGATGACATCAAAGTAGGATTTGTTGGg GGAGCTGATGGATTTGGATTTGACAGAATACaggatatatatacattaacaATGTCATATCAACAGAGAATAAAAG AGCACAGAGTTATTGAGGACAGACTGATAAGTAAATTTAAAACCATGTTTGATTTTGAGAGGTATGCAAATAATACCCTAGACTGTGAACTATTGGGGAAGATAAAGAatgtaaaaacttacagcaCTGACACACCTGTATACATCAACAAAATACTTAGTAAATGTGTGACAGATCTTAAGGATGCAG ATTTTGTATTGTCAACTGCTCACAAAGCTAAGGGGTTAGAATTTAGTACAGTTAAAGTAACAGATGATTATGGTGTTGAACCCATCCTAAAGAGGTATTATGGGAATAAACCTCAAATAGCTCAGCTACCATTGTGTCCAG ATTATGTAAATATGGACGAAGGAAATCTCTTGTATGTAGCAGTTACCAGAGCTAAACATGCCTTACTCATGTCGCctatattgaaaattattttggaATTATGTGGC gAAAGATTTGAACACCCAGTCCATAGTCACCAACTCCAGGAACAAGGTATCATCATGAAGTGTAGAGAGTCACAGCAAGAATTCAAACCCTATGCACTAACCATACAGAAAAAAGTAGTCAAACTG agTGAAACCAAAATATTTCCGGGGGGATTAATGTCGCCACAAACAATTACCAATATGAGGAAAGAACTGAGCCAGTTATATGGATTGTTGGGAGATGGCATAAAGGACATAAATGACAATGAGGAGCAGCAGGAGGATATCAGTGAAAATGAAGAGAGTGATAGTGACTCTACTGATTAA